tgtcatctgctggtgttggtccactgtgttttctgaagtccaaggtcaacgcagccgtataccaggaagttttagagcacttcatgcttcctgctgctgaccaactttatggagatgcagatttcattttccaacaggacttggcacccgcacacagtgccaaagctaccagtacctagtttaaggaccatggtatccctgttcttgaTTCGCCAGCAAACTcccctgaccttaaccccatagaaaatctatggggtattgtgaagaggaagatgcgaagAAGagcaacaatgcagaagagctgaaggcccctatcagagcaacctgggctctcacaacacctgagcagtgccacagactgatcgactccatgccacgcacattgctgcagtaatttaggcaaaaggagccccaactaagtattgagtgctgtacatgctcatacttttcatgttcatacttttcagttggccaagatttctaaaaatcctttctttgcaTTGGTCTCAAGTTATATTGTAATCCTCTGaaatactgaatttgggatttttccttagttgtcatttataatcatcaatattaaaagaaaaaaacatttgaaatatatcagtctgtgtgtaatgaatgaatatatacaagtttcactttttgaatggaattagtgaaataaatcaactttttgatgatattctaattataggaccagcacctgtatatgctACAGGCAGTTTAAAACCTTAGCTATATAAAAGATGTTGAAgaaaatttattttacatagACATTCACTTTGTCACATTATATGGGGAAAGTTGTCACACCTGCCATTAAACAGCCTATTATCATTATTAGCATTATATGATGGGATGCTCTTATGATGTAATGTACTTTATTAAAGCACTTTATACGAGCTATATTTAGTCTGCCTGTGGCTGTCAGGCTACAGACCGACACTGTCAGCAATCTTTGACGTCATGTATCTGCCCAAAAATGGGAACATACTGCATTATCAATGATTAAAGAAAGTTTTTGACCACTTAtcactactattcaaaagtttggggttagtatgatttttattttttaaacaatcaaataattttattcagtcaggatatttatgatgttacaaaatatttcaatttcaaataaatgcttttgggCTTGCTATTCATGAAAGAATCCTAAACAATAAACATGCATAAGAAGCTGAAAAACTATTtacaaaactgataaaaatacatgttttttttgagcagcaaatcagcatattagaatgatttttgaaggatcatgtgacactgaagactgaagtaatgatgctgaaaattcagctttgccatcactggaataaatgtaattttaaaatatattcaaatagaaattattctaaattgtaataatatttcacaatattactgtttttagaatatttgatcaaacaaaaaaaagtcttctttttaaaaacatcttaccAACCAAAAATTCTGAACTGTAAAGTCCTAAGAGTTTTATGTCAGTTTGGGTAACTGTAACATTTGTACTATGTGtcattttatatttctattcTACAGTAAATGCTTCTTTGCAAAGACAATGTGAAACATTTTGGGTATTTTGGCAGAGAATACCTGTGACATCACAGTAGAATGAGACTATTGATTTTTGTGTTGTTATTCAATGAGACATGAGCATATTTTTAGTATTCATTTCTTAGGACATGTTCTTATAAGCAGGCCAAGATGGATCCGCAGAAACTTTTTTGACACTGACGAAAACAGGAAGTCACCCAGAAAACTGACCAGACGGGTCTTTAATGCATCTTTTTTAAACCTTCCATTTATTGACAGATTTAACTGAAAGGCATGTCAATACCAATAATCACATCTCTACGGGCAGATGACCCCAAGAAGCATGAAAAGTGTGTAAACATGAATGTAATAAACAATAACCCACTGTAAACAAAAATAAGGCTCACTCCAAATGACTCATCTGCTTGACCTTACTACCCACCCTCAGTAGAAGTGTTTTTTGGTGATCTCTAAAGAGGAGATATTGACATCATTCACCACTTGTACTTTTGTGATGGTCTTCAGTTCTTCCACCCGGTGTTTATACTGCATCACCTTGGTTTCGTCAATGTAAACGTAGAAGTTATCATCGTCAGAGTAAATTTCAATCTGTTGAGAGACAGGGAGTCGATGCTGATTAAATCGCACACTCATAGTCGTATTGCATAATTATTCCTGTTGCTTGTGATACTTTGTCAATAAAAATGTTCTCAGGATGCTTTATCACCTGGAAAGGCTCCTCTACTCCCAAGGGGAAGCTGCTGCACCTCTCCTCTTGCCCCCAATGGTTGGCCATGTAGGAGTTGCAGACAATATCTGATTCAGTGAAGCGGGGATTGAAATGGAAAGCTACTTTGTCATCACGTTCACACAGGAAATTGATTTCAAACCTTGAGGACAGAGAAAGACCCAAACGCTATAATGAACAAATCATTTTGGCCAATATGGAAGCTGAGAGAGCTGCTTGAAGGGCTATCATTGTGCTAAGACGAGGCGCTTGTGTTTGAGCGTTTGTCCGTCACTCTCCTATAGGTGAATTTTAACAAGAAAAGATGAAAGAAGATCACGTTTGGCCCAGATTATATTTTAGCTTGTGCTTGTCTCTAT
The window above is part of the Chanodichthys erythropterus isolate Z2021 chromosome 3, ASM2448905v1, whole genome shotgun sequence genome. Proteins encoded here:
- the grifin gene encoding grifin; translation: MTLRFEASCPDGLCPGWSIILKGETTAEASKFEINFLCERDDKVAFHFNPRFTESDIVCNSYMANHWGQEERCSSFPLGVEEPFQIEIYSDDDNFYVYIDETKVMQYKHRVEELKTITKVQVVNDVNISSLEITKKHFY